A stretch of the Nematostella vectensis chromosome 1, jaNemVect1.1, whole genome shotgun sequence genome encodes the following:
- the LOC5499305 gene encoding alpha-2A adrenergic receptor, with amino-acid sequence MSQGTVDQLAQDLANRPLVAVTIETSLLLLIALTAFVGNLSVLYVLYKVPRLRSVTSYYLVTLSLSDVFAATLVMPIAATNSALGRDVFGDAACQIIGFIGYTLVFGSLQTTTLIAVNRFFCVVKPILYRKYFKSKPTILMIVGAWTFSIANVGVVVASGMARFKFFPGRYCCMLSFPNSLSEKLFTAFAQLMFSVFPTTIVGLCYWKVFKVVKIHNENVSSTLNQGPGNRSLPRDETQITKSVLALVCGFVVCWFPCATVSQISAYMFVPRGVEMLFIFPAFLSSAVNPIVFNVFNKPFRQEFLRVFRLDRKEVRVVTVNPMSSVGHPGSITNESTQQTALRR; translated from the exons ATGAGTCAAGGCACAGTAGACCAGCTCGCTCAAGATCTCGCAAATAGACCTCTCGTAGCTGTAACTATCGAAACAAGCTTGCTGCTCTTGATAGCTCTTACGGCATTCGTGGGAAACCTGTCTGTCTTGTACGTGTTATACAAAGTACCCCGTCTCCGCAGTGTGACGAGTTATTACCTGGTGACCCTCTCGTTGTCAGACGTCTTTGCAGCCACCCTTGTGATGCCTATCGCGGCGACAAACTCTGCACTTGGTCGAGATGTGTTTGGAGACGCTGCGTGCCAGATAATCGGATTCATCGGTTACACGCTCGTGTTTGGCTCGCTCCAGACCACCACTCTGATCGCAGTTAATCGTTTTTTCTGTGTCGTCAAACCAATCCTCTACCGAAAGTATTTCAAGTCGAAGCCAACGATTCTTATGATTGTGGGTGCTTGGACATTCAGCATCGCAAACGTCGGTGTGGTCGTCGCAAGTGGAATGGCACGATTCAAGTTCTTTCCTGGTCGTTACTGCTGTATGCTGTCATTTCCAAACTCTCTCTCTGAGAAGTTATTCACGGCGTTTGCGCAGCTAATGTTCAGTGTATTTCCGACCACCATTGTCGGTTTGTGTTACTGGAAGGTCTTCAAAGTGGTTAAAATTCATAACGAGAATGTCTCCTCGACGCTGAACCAAGGTCCCGGCAATAGATCGCTACCACGGGACGAGACGCAGATTACCAAGTCCGTTCTTGCGTTAGTGTGCGGGTTCGTTGTGTGCTGGTTCCCTTGTGCGACCGTTTCACAGATCTCTGCCTACATGTTTGTACCGCGAGGTGTTGAAATGCTCTTCATTTTCCCTGCGTTCCTTTCAAGCGCTGTTAACCCAATAGTTTTTAACGTGTTTAATAAGCCGTTCCGTCAGGAGTTCCTGAGAGTCTTTAGACTCGACAGGAAAGAAGTTCGTGTGGTGACAGTGAATCCTATGTCTAGTGTAG GTCACCCAGGAAGTATAACGAACGAGTCCACTCAACAAACCGCTTTACGGCGATAG